From Quercus lobata isolate SW786 chromosome 11, ValleyOak3.0 Primary Assembly, whole genome shotgun sequence:
AGTAGATTCTCGTGCAAAAGTCGTAGAACGTCTTTTAAACATTAAGTCAAATGATGTTCACGTGGTTGGAATTCATGGCCTTGGAGGAATAGGAAAGACTACAATTGCAAAAGCTGTTTATAATAGAGTTGCTAATCATTTTGAAGGAAGTAGCTTCCTAATGAatgttagagaaaattcaagaaCAGATCGTAGCATAATTGAACTACAAGAGCAACTTCTTTCTGAGATCTTAGGGGGCAAAGAATTTAAGGTGCACAGTACATCCAAAGGAATCAATGTGATCAAAGAAAGACTTTCATGTAAAAAGATTCTTTTgattcttgatgatgtggataAATTGGGCCAAGTAGAAAATTTTCTTGGAAAATGCAATTGGCTTGCTAATGGAAGTAGAGTTATTATAACCACAAGAGACAGACATGTGCTAACCACTCTTGAAATTTATCCTTTAATCTACAAGGTGGTGCAATTGGATCGACATGAAGCTCTTCAACTCTTTAGTAAGCACGCCTTCAATAAAAGCGAACCTGAGGCAAATTATTTACTTCTTACAAATCAATTCATATGTTATGCCAATGGCCTTCCATTAGCTCTACAAATCATTGGTTCCGATTTGCGTGGAAGAAGCATTCGTGAATGGGAAAGTGAATTAGAAAAGTATAAGAATATTCCAAACGAAGATATTCAAAATATACTAAAAGTAAGTTTTGAAGGATTGGACAAAAATGAACAGGATATTTTCCTcgatattgcatgtttcttccAAGGATTGTCCAAAAATTACATTGTGGATATCTTAGCTGCTTGCAATTTATATCCGGATTCTGGTATTCCAAAACTCATTGATAAATGTCTCATAAGGGTTGAATTTGACAAGTTATGGATGCATGACTTGATACAACAAATGGGTAGAGAAATTGTTCAACAAGAATCAAATGTGCTTGGAAAACGTACAAGGCTATGGTGTTATGATGATGCTTTAAAAGTTCTTACAGAAAATACGGTataacttctttttcttcacttcttttttaatcaaaaaaaaaaaaatcaattatttttttctttttaatgtttagaaaaatataagtttatcaCTAAcctattttgtttaaaatttcaaattgttaTGATGTTGACAAATTCTATTGTGCATTGTGTTCCACCCAATGCTCTATCCAAATAGGGTTCAGATGAAATTCAAGGCATAATGTTGTGCTCCCATAAACCAACAACGGTGACATTGGTAGCTAATGCTTTTGAAGGGATGagaaatctcaaatttcttataGTTGATAATGTCCACATTTGTGAAGAACTTAAATATCTCCCCAACGGATTAAAGTTGCTTCAATTGCCTAATTATCCTTTTCCCTTACCATCCAATTTTTGTCCTCAAAAACTTGTTACACTCAAGATGCCATGTAGTCGCATTCGGTTAGCGAAGTTATTTAAGCAGGTatggttttctttaaaaattatgttcaaaattttttaatttaaagtttGTTGAacgtaattttttatttttttttttctacaggAGTTTCAATTCCAGAATTTGAAAAGTATCGAGCTCTATGAATGTGAGTCTATTACAAAATTACCTAATTTATGTGCCCCAAACTTAGAGAAGTTGGACCTTTCATTTTGCAAAAATTTAGTTGGGTGTCATGAGTCCATTGGATTTCTTGATAAGCTTCAAAAATTGTATCTTTTTGGTTgtgaaaaacttcaaaattttccaagCCATCTCACGTGGAAATCTCTCGACATTTTGGATATTTCATTCTGCtcaagtcttgatttatttttcttcgACGGCTGCCGTATCAGGTCTTATGTAGTTTTGCAGTTTCGTGGTTTATATGGatattgttgtaaaaatattgtggatctTGAAGATATCATCTATGAATTACCACCGCCTGagatattatttatatatactgGCAAATCGAGACCCTGGTGTGAATGTTCTACTTTTCTAAAGTCATATTTGTTTCTAGATCTAAGCAATGTTCAAAATCTAGATATGAGTAATGTtggaaatctaattgaattagAGTTTTTGATGAAGTCTGATTACTTTCCTGTATTGGAACGtctatatttaaatgaaatcaaTATTATTACCATCCCGAAAAGCATCGCTAAGTTTACCAGATTAGAGAGACTTGGAATAAATTGTTGCAAGTATCTTCAGGAAATTCCAAAGCTTCCACAATCTTTAAGAGAAGTGTGTATACTAAACTCCCATTCGCTACATCCACAATCATCAAACAATTTGTTTAGTCaggtgtttctctctctctctttctttcaatgTTATATAGAAGCACTCTTTTTACCTTCTCAAAAATACATgattaaatttgtttgaatttgattattgCAAACAGTTTGGGCGATCACAATATGAACATGAATATGAACTTATACTACCTGGATCAGAGATTCCAAAGTGGTTCAATTATCAAAGTGTTGgaaattccatttcattctgGATCGATTGTCATTGTGGTTGTTATTATCGACCATTTATTTACTGTATTGTTTTTAAACCAGATGAACGGGATGCTACTATTCAAGCCTCCTTGAAATTTAATGAGATAAAGATTGATTGGATTCCTTCAGAAAAAGAATGGGTTATGGATATGACGTGTAATCATGTATGGGCTTTTAGGTTTGATCAACGTGAGTTTAAggccataaatatatataagttgaaaCGTGTGTTAGTAGAATTTGAATGTAAATCATATCGATCTCATATCCTAAGTTGTGGGCTCTATATTAACTGCGCCTGTCCTCGTGTTCAAGATCTATCCATCAACACTCTCCCACTTGTTCCAAAGCCTGACTGCCCCATGCGTTCTATTTTAAACTCTTGTTTGGAGcgttcaaatttgaattcaatGGAAACAACATATAATGATTCTGACTCACCATTGGAAGGCTCTCATGATGATGGATGTGATTTGAGTTTGTCACCATGCACTTCTCCCATGGGAAGAAACTATCCACCTCCTCAGCCTCAGGTCACTGTCCCTGATGACACTAGCCACACTTCGCCATCTGGTATAGACCTTCCAACTGCCAGTGTGGCGTTTCATTTGGGTTCTTCTTCAATGGCCCATAACTTTGTCAGTGATGATGATTCTGACATCAATTTGTATTCTCCAtcgaagaaaatgagaaaatctTGATTGAACTTGGAAGAAGAAATATGCCTCCATCTGAAAAAGAACCTTGAAacaattttcttcttcattgttcCCATTCCATTTCTTTAGCATTTGAAGCCAAGGTacgtctctcttttttttttttagttgcatTGTTTCATTTGCATCTTTGGATGCTCATTTATTGGATTTGGTACCAACATAATTTGAATAGAAACTAACCCGAAGTAAATGCAGAATAGATGAAAGAAATTGTGAAAAAcctatttcaatttttagacAAATTATGAAAACAAGCAGTTACGTGTTCATCACatagtctctctctctgataATGAAGCTACTcataccatttttttaaattttgagttttattcCATTTCTCCATTGTTAGCATAATATGCGAGTATTAGGATTTTTGTCTATTAGTCCGTTACTAGCCAGCACCAATTCTGAAAATTCAAACTTCAGTAGGCAtgattttatatgtttatgcCATCCTTAATTTGATAGAGCAGGAGGTTTTGAAATGGATTTGACTTTGCCAATATTTATGCCATTTAAAGACCTTAATTTGTTCATGATATTATTATAAACTACTGATTTCTTTGACTTGAGATGTCAGTTTATCAAAAtctataattttcatttgaaaatggAAGTAATCCAATAATCACTAAGCACCACTAGTAAAGATTGTtgttgaaaaagagaaagacaatTAATTGTTATGATGATATTAAGAACTTGATTTCCAATTTTCATTGGTTATCTTTGGGGTTTGTTCTTAATAGTTAGATTTGTCAAATGCAGAAGGTGGAAAAGCTGAAATTGATGTGCCTACAGTTTGTAGCAGCAACTTAGTGATTGATATCATTTATCCTTGAGATTCTCAAGCTAGAAGAATTGTTGGATGGTTTAGTTGGGAATTCAAAAACTCCATCAAGGGCAGTTAATTTACTCCCAAAATATCTAAGAtcctatttctattttgtaagTAAAGTGACACATAGGCATCATAGTTTCTCTATTTGTATGTGATTCCTTTGTAGGGTTCTTTGGGTTGGTGTCAGATAACTTATTGAAATTTGATCTCAATTTTAGCAATAATTCACTACTTTTGGTCTGGTTCTTTGGAATCAAGTGTGAATTAACCAAACAATGAAATTTGTGATAAATAGGATTTTAAATCATGGCAGTTTAAATTCCTTCATTTGTTAATTTCCATGTAAATAGCAAAATTTCATCCAAAAGCAAAATATCTATTTCTATTCCATGTAAATTAACCAAatatggttttgattttgtgtcAAAACAAATTCTTGAACCTGATTTGAGGGGTGAAGACCCAACTACAAAAGATAAAAGCCCAGGTCAAGAGCCATTAAGCACCCTGGAGAAGAGTATGTGCCACAATGCACTGAACATCTAGTTAGGAGCCATTATCTATTTCTTCTATAAATAATACTACAAGTACTTTGGTTTTGTTGCTTTGTTTGTAAGCTACggactttttgaattttagggGAGAAGGGCATAAAATTAGATAGGTGGCATGAGCTGCTtctctttttagttttctattttctcaTCTCTGCATAGTACATATTTTGAGTGAAAAGTACAAGGAATAGCAACTGGTTATGTGAGATTCATTTGTGACATATTCATCATTTGAGTgtttatgtaagttttttttttaacccaatgTTTAATTGGTATCTATATTATTGGGGTGAATTTCAGGGGAGAAAAtactttccttaaaaaatgaaCCTGGGATACTAAGTCATAATGGTGGTTTTGTTTATGTTTCAGTGTGGTGAAAGCATGAGATTCAAAATCAATCTGTACAGTGGCTCAGTGCCTAGAGTTTCATACTTTTTCCCCCCTCATTTTCTATATTGTGTTGGCTGGATAAGGAGTGTGCGGCAGTTCGACCTGAGCAAAGTACAAGTCAATTTGTTTCAAGCAACAGTGCCAACACAGAAAATTTAAGCAGCACAAGTAGGCCAAGGTTGATTGAAAATGAGGACGGCTTCCTGGAGCTGTGCTGCTTGTAAGGGCTAGGATTCTGCAGAGGTTGAGAGGGGTGCCTCTTTCTGCAAACAGGTCAGTGCTTACTGTGATATGCAATTTGGAATTTTCCAAGGGTGAGTCTGGACATTACATGaaaattattatctattttttgtCATCAATAATATGTTTATGCCAAAATTGTCATGATACATCTGCGCAATACCAAGATTGACTGCCACCAATGCTTTTGATGGTGAAGTTATGAAAGTATTGAATCGATCAATCTGATACCATATTTTCAGGTCTGATGATGGATCCATTTTTCTTCTCTGACTCCACTTTTAGATGGACCTCTATGTGTAAAAACTGGGTTATAGTGATTCATTTAATTCTCATGGAATGGCCAGAAAAACCTGCCTAGAGAACATCACTCATCACTGCCACAAGTGAGCCTGACTCATTGCCAGTGGATTCACATACCTGTCCTCATGCAAATGCATACTTGCTCGCTTCATATTAGCTATTCCTTGCTTTCCTCTATCCTCCGTTTTCTGTCATTTCACTCCATTGATCCATAAAACAACTGAGTCGCATGTGAGGTAACAATTATATGGTAACTGCAATTCATGAGCATACCTTTGATAACTTTAGGTGAACGTACTTTGACCATGAGGTATAATTGGTTAAGGTCTAATGTTCTGCAATGgaaagaacaaattaaatggaCATGCTTTTAGTATCCTTTTTGCTTGCCTGCTGGGATATTTCTTCtacttgttttgatttttttaaatttgagagcCTGTTCTCTACTTTGAAGTTTAACTGAACTGATGAACCTTCACTTTGatgcttttaaaattttagtctctttagaagaactttcttttatttatatacgAACGTGCTTACGGTGGATAGTTTGTCTGTGATGGTTCCATCACCATATTAGGAGGCCTATTTCTGGTGATTATaacctttttaaatttgatttattatttagatgTATTTGGACTAAAGCTTGTAATAGCCCAATTTAGAGTTTCTGAAGCTCGTCTTCAATGAATTTTCTAGTCATACAAAGAAAGTGATAAGTAGGTTAGCTTCCTATGTTTCCTTTTGTTTCATTCTACTTTTCTTCCCTTTGTCCTGTAAGTTTGAATTCCGATATGCTTGCCTAGTTATTGTAGATTAGTGGTAGAGCTGTCTTTAGTACATGTAACTATCCTTAAAGGGACAAGATGCACGCACCAGTCATGGCTTGCCTTTTTGGTTCATATATCTGAATCCTATATGATCTGTGTTAGTATAACTGCACCTTTTTAAGAGGAGggtaaaaaatgtttttattaataaaaaggaaatCGAAATGAGCTGTGTTATCATCTTACTTATCAACAGGAAAAAAAGCTATATTATCTTACAGGGGAAATCAAccagattttctttttctttttctttttttaaataattttttgctagATAGCACTGGGTGTATGTTAGGATTTTGTCCTAGGTTTTTtctaaaaaagcaaaaaaactctcgttccaaaaaaaaaaaaaaccctaggttttttaaaaataagttgactTTTATCTTTTTGCCTCAAATTTAGCAAATAAGCTACAGGAAACTATGGGAAGTCAAAGAAAGTGGAAGTGATTTTTCTTTAGTTGggatttaaaaaatgattttgattatCCCATATGACCTGAACTACTTTGTTGTATCTTGCTTAGTATTTGGACATTTAAATTGGAGACATTATCAGCTTTACTATATAGGTTACTGTTCTGGGAAAAAAGGGACTTGTTTAATTGCTGTTTGATACGTTCATACCTAGTGTTTAAATACATACAATAAGTTTTTGActtattatctaaaattttctGTCTAGATTGGTCTGAGATGGAGGGCAGAGAAGGAAGTCATATCTGGGAAAGGTATTTTATTTCCCCTTGTTATTTTagtaatgatgttttttcatttttgtctgTTAATGATTCCTTGGAGGGATTTTATGTTCTAACCCCTTAGCCTGCTAATAGAGAGCACCCCTGTAGTCCAACCCACCTGGCCCAGCTTTTCCCAACTTCCAGCCAAATTTCGATTTccgatttgaattttttaggtTTGACCAAATATTTTGATTACTAATCTTAACACCTCCTGAAAACTTAGTCTTCCTCCCTTGCTTGATTAAATTATTGCATTGTGGTATTATCAAGTTTATTCATTCttgttatattttaaaataaatcttgtAGTAGGGTATGGACTTGAgtttagaattgattttttaccctttttgtcAGGGCAGTTCATATGTGGTAACAAACACTGTGATGAAAAAGATGACTTGGCCAGCAATGAGGCAAGTGTTTTAGTAACATCATTGATCTCTATAGCATTTTATGggtatggaaatttttttgttggtttatgaAAATTTCTCTTACGGCTTTGGATGAATTTAAATctcatttatttatgtttttgtgaATGAGTCCTCACTCAAATGATACTTCCTCCTCTCAGAAGTATGAGTGGAGAGTGAGGTTATGGGTTCACAACCTACTAAGTGCGTGTGTAagttatcaataaaaaatagtgaagTGTATTTATCGTTCTGGCAATGCTAGGTAACAGCTGTGAGTCTTTTGACCATGCATGTGCAACTTTAAGAACCAATACTGAAATTTCTTGtgagattattttttaaaggattttctctattttacaaTTAATATATTCAATTAGTTATTACCAGTTCATTTCTTCATGGAATATTGGTTTTGAGGGAGGTAAGAGGGTGGGTAAGGAGAGAGACCACTTCTGATCATGTGTATAGTTGCAATGAGCAGTTTATTTGGTGACAGGTCTTGTGATGCAATTTTACTGAATTTCACACTGTTTACACACCAACCAATATGGGGGTGAGGATCTAAAGAATTTACATGGTGTTATCTTCATGGTggaatgaaaagataaaaaaaatcgTCACTTTTATAATTTACTATCATCCTCTATAGACATTGTTATCAATTTATTAGTGTTTCCATTCTTTGTTCAAATTTGCTGTCGTGCTTGGTCATTGCATGAATGGGATTAGACTTGGAGGTCTAACTTTTGGCAGTTacaatggaaaatattattgtcaaattttatgtataataaAATCTTTCTGTTTGTGCATATTAATATTGTCAGAGGCCTCGTCATGctttcactgttttctcattttttattagcAGCTGCAATTTTGAGTCCTTTGACCATGCCTATCAAGGCTTTAGTCATATATGATTCATGGTGTAACAATCCCACCCACCTCTAAATGATTAAGTGGTAAAAGATTAATTTACTTGACTCCTTTGTGGCTGAACTCATTGGGATTAATTTCTACATAAAGGAAGCATGTTGCCATTGTTATATTTTGTAACTCTTTTGAGACCTATGaagttttataaaatattaagtgCTTGTTTGTGGTGCATGTATGTATATACATTGGTGTGGATGTTAAGCATCACTCATACAATGAGAAGGTAAAATTGTCTATACTCTTGTTGGAATTTCATTATGCATCTAGGCAGTTTGGCACATTCTGTATTAGTGTCCATGTTATGCTACGCATCATACTGCTATCTTACTAGTTCTAAAGTCTACTTTAAGCACATATGGGATGAGTGATACTGATCTCTTTTCATCTTTCCTTATGCTTAGAAGATTGAGATAAAAGAGgaagataatatttattgttaatttttcccCATATATGCGCCTCTGTACAAGCATCCAGCTATATTATCAACAGTATCTAAAATTATCCATTTAAGTTTTGTATCTTATCTTACTTGATTGTTACATTGCAGGTCAACTTTAGTTATTCTGAAGCTGGAGAAAACAAACAAGCACTTGTGAAATTGGTAACTTGTGAGAGGTGAGTTGGCTTTTGCTGATTCTATTAGTCTACTTATGAATTTGTGATGACAACATAATTTAAGATGTATAAACATGTTataatggttttttattttattttattgattgttCTCAATAGATGTGCGGATAAGCTTCATTACAAAAGGCAGAAAGAGAAGGAGCAATCAGAAAAAAGAGAACGagaagaaagcaaaagaaagagGTGCCAATTCAAGCCAAGGGCCTTTTTTTGTGCTCGTGCCTATTTACTACTGATCAAAATTCCATTTACTTACTCAGTCTATTTCCAGGAATCGGTCAAGGAGTATTGATGAAACAGATAATGACTGCGAAGGGAGCAAGGAGAGAAGAAAAGGTCTGAACATTCCTCTGGTTATACTCCATTTTTTGCATGATGAGACGTTCTTGTGCTTATATTCAGTTCACATTTGTATATAcgattttattttgtgtgtcAAAATCTTTTAGTCTGTTGTCAGATCATGGATAGCCATGGAATTGATTGGTGTGCCAAatccaattttcaaaatctGCTGTTTGGATGT
This genomic window contains:
- the LOC115968678 gene encoding TMV resistance protein N-like — encoded protein: MAAFPTDEGDSFSSSTQKWDYDVFLSFRGEDTRHGFTGHLYQALCDKGFNTFIDNKDLQRGEKISEELIKAIKSSMISIIIFSQNYAFSTWCLEELTKILECEKNGQKVLPVFYKVDPSEVRKQEGSFGLALTTHEKKFENNIEKVLRWRAALCEAASLSGWHYEDGSPEYQCIQGIIRVVSSTKLNRTKLFVAKYPIGVDSRAKVVERLLNIKSNDVHVVGIHGLGGIGKTTIAKAVYNRVANHFEGSSFLMNVRENSRTDRSIIELQEQLLSEILGGKEFKVHSTSKGINVIKERLSCKKILLILDDVDKLGQVENFLGKCNWLANGSRVIITTRDRHVLTTLEIYPLIYKVVQLDRHEALQLFSKHAFNKSEPEANYLLLTNQFICYANGLPLALQIIGSDLRGRSIREWESELEKYKNIPNEDIQNILKVSFEGLDKNEQDIFLDIACFFQGLSKNYIVDILAACNLYPDSGIPKLIDKCLIRVEFDKLWMHDLIQQMGREIVQQESNVLGKRTRLWCYDDALKVLTENTGSDEIQGIMLCSHKPTTVTLVANAFEGMRNLKFLIVDNVHICEELKYLPNGLKLLQLPNYPFPLPSNFCPQKLVTLKMPCSRIRLAKLFKQEFQFQNLKSIELYECESITKLPNLCAPNLEKLDLSFCKNLVGCHESIGFLDKLQKLYLFGCEKLQNFPSHLTWKSLDILDISFCSSLDLFFFDGCRIRSYVVLQFRGLYGYCCKNIVDLEDIIYELPPPEILFIYTGKSRPWCECSTFLKSYLFLDLSNVQNLDMSNVGNLIELEFLMKSDYFPVLERLYLNEINIITIPKSIAKFTRLERLGINCCKYLQEIPKLPQSLREVCILNSHSLHPQSSNNLFSQFGRSQYEHEYELILPGSEIPKWFNYQSVGNSISFWIDCHCGCYYRPFIYCIVFKPDERDATIQASLKFNEIKIDWIPSEKEWVMDMTCNHVWAFRFDQREFKAINIYKLKRVLVEFECKSYRSHILSCGLYINCACPRVQDLSINTLPLVPKPDCPMRSILNSCLERSNLNSMETTYNDSDSPLEGSHDDGCDLSLSPCTSPMGRNYPPPQPQVTVPDDTSHTSPSGIDLPTASVAFHLGSSSMAHNFVSDDDSDINLYSPSKKMRKS